Below is a window of Lacibacter sp. H407 DNA.
AGAACGATGTTTTATTCTGGTCAAAGGAGGTGTACACAATTTTTGGATTGGAAGAGCAAGCATTCAATGGAGATTTTAATTCTTTTTTCCGTCGGGTACACCCCGAAGATCAGCAAGGATTTCTTGAAGGGCAACAACGTATTCTCAAAGGAGATGCACCTCTGGATCACGAACATCGAATAGTATTGCCAAATGGAGATATAAAATACGTTATTCAAAAAGGCACTGTTATTTTTAACGAACAAGACGAACCCGTGCTTGTAGAGGGTACTATACAGGATATTACCGAAGCTAAAAATGCAGCACTTGCGCTGAAAGTGAATGAAGAGCAGTTGAATCTTATTTATAATTCCACGGCAGGCATTATTTTTCTGCTGGGAGTTGAGAATGAGCATAAGTTTCGTTTTATTTCTATGAATAACGCAGGTCTTACAACGATTGGCGTAGCTGCTGATGATGTGTTTGGCAAATATGTAGAAGAAGTAATTCCAGAGCCTTCATTATCTCTTGTGCTTGAAAAATATAAAGAAGCAATACGAACAAAGCAGTCTGTTGTATGGCAGGAAACATCAGCGTATCCTACCGGTGTAAAAGTAGGCATAGTAACCGCCACTCCCATTTTTGATAGTGAAGGAAATTGTATCAGGCTGGTGGGTTCTGTAAATGATATTACCGAGCTAAAAGCAATTGAACAATCATTAGCCATCAGCCAACAGGAATATAAATCATTGTTCGATCAAAATCCGGATGCAGTTTATTCGCTTGATAAAGATGGCAATTTTATAAGTTTTAATCCCGGTCTTGAAAAGCTGTTGGAATGTGATCGGTATGAGTTGTTTCAGGCAAAAACATTTATCCCATTCTGCCATCCGGCCGATCTGGAAAAAACGATGGGGCATTTTCAAAACGTATTGCAAGGCGACCCGCAAACCTACAATGTAAGAGCTATTACGCAAAAAGGAAACAGCAGGTATTTGTCGATCAGTAATATGCCTATTGTAGTTGATGGAATCATTACAGGTGTATATGGTATTGCAAAAGATATTACACTGCAAAAAGAAGCAGAGCTCCAATTAAAAGAATTGTTTACGCAATTGGAGCAACGGGCATCTGAGTTGGAAGTATCGAACAGGGAATTGGAACGGTTTGCCTACATTGCTTCACACGACTTACAGGAACCTTTACGGATGGTAAGCAGTTTTCTACAACTGTTGCAAAAAAAATACAACAACTCAATTGATGAAAAGGGACAAGAGTATATCCGCTTTGCAGTGGATGGTTCTGTTCGTATGAAAAGGTTGATCAACGATCTGTTAGACTATTCAAGAGTTACTACCCGCAAACAGGAATTGGAAAAAGTGGATATGCAGGAGGTGGTGAAGGAAGTGTTGCAAAACCTGGGGTTACAAATTCAGGAGAAACATGCAACAATTGATGTGGGCGCAATGCCTCTGCTAACCTGGGCCGATAAAACACAGATGGCGCAATTGTTACAAAACCTTGTGGGCAATGCATTGAAGTATTCAAGTGATGAAACCCCGGTAGTACAAATTACTGCTGAGGAAAGAACTGATGAATGGCTGTTTGCTGTAAAAGATAATGGAATTGGATTTGATCAAAAGTTTGCTGAAAAGATCTTTGTGATCTTTCAACGGCTGCATAATAAAGCGGAATATTCCGGAACCGGTATTGGTCTTGCAATTTGTAAAAAAATTGTTGACAGGCATGGAGGTAACATCCGTGTTGAATCAGAAACCGGAAAAGGAAGTGTTTTTTATTTTACCATCAGTAAACATTTAGTTGCTGAAAAATCAGGTTTTTCCTATGAAAGAAGTTGAAATTTTATTAGTAGAAGATAATAGCGGCGATGTGCTGCTCACGCAGGAAGCGTTGCTCAATTGGGATACTAAAAACAGGATCAGTTCAGTTGGCGATGGTGAAGAAGCCATCCGTTATCTCAAAGCAATAGCAAAGAAATGCATCAGCCAATTACCTGATCTTATAATACTGGATATTAACTTGCCAAAGCTGGATGGTAAACAAGTGTTACAGCTCATTCGGTCTGATGTCGATCTGCAACATTTACCTGTGGTTATTTTTTCTTCATCCGTTAACGATAAAGATGTAAATGAAACAAGAGAACTAAAGGCTGATCTATACTTACAAAAGCCGGCTGAGTTGCAACATTATTTCGATGCGGTGTATACCATTGAACAATTCTGGACATCCTACAAAAAAGCTATATAAATGACAGATAGTTCATTACATATTTTAGTAGTAGATGATAATCCGGGCGATCTTTTTCTGGTAGAGGAGCTGTTGCGTGATACCATGCTGGATATCCGTGCCATTGAGAAAGCCGATACAGTTGCAGCAGCAATTGACATATTACAACAGAAGCGGGTAGATTTGATATTACTCGATCTTTCGCTGCCGGATTCATATGGGATCGAATCGTTTCTCCGGGTCAATCATTATGCAAAGGCGTTACCCATTGTTATACTTTCCGGTTTAAGCGATACAGCCACGGCCACCGATGCCATCTCTTTAGGTGCACAGGATTTCTTACTCAAAGGAGAGTTTAATGAACGATTGCTTGAAAAAACTATTTTGTATAGTATTGAACGGAAACGGAATTTACAGGAACTACGGCTTAGTAATGAACGGTATGAATTGGTAAGTAAAGCCACCAACGATATGGTGTGGGATTGGGATTATGTAAACAACAAAGTATATCGTAATGAAGAACAGTTTGTAAAAATTCTGAAACTGCCCGCTCATTTAAAAGATGGCGGAAGTGAGTTTTGGCTTAGCCGTATCCACCCGGAAGATCAATACGTAAACAGTAAGTTGTTGAATGAGCTGGAAGGAGATTCAGTAAAAAATCAATTTGAAGAAGAATACCGGTTTCTTACCGGCGAAGATGAATACATTTATGTTTCAGACAAAGGCTATGTAGTACGGGATAAGGAAGGAAAAATTATTCGTATCATTGGGGCGCTTCGCAATATTACTGAACAAAAAAAGGCAGAGGAGCAACTTCGTATTTCAGAAGAAAAATACCGTTCCTTTTTTAACAGCATCCCGGCAAGTATTTTTATTTGGCGACTGCACGACTTCCAGATACTTGAAATAAACGATGTGGCAGCAGTAACATACGGTTACACAAAAGAAGAATTGCTGCAACTTACAACGCTTGATCTTCGCCCTCCGCAGGATTACCAATACATTAAAGAGTTTGTAAAGGAAGCATTGGCTGACGAATGGTTTTCCATGAATAAAGTATGGCGGCATACTTCAAAAACCGGCGAAGAGTTGTTTATGCAAATTTCTTCGACCCGCATAAATTATAAAGGGCATCCGTCTATCATGGCCATTTCAATTGATATAACAGAAAAGATCAAACTTGAAAAACAACTGATCAAAGAACAGGAGCAGCGTGAATTGGAAATTACCAGGGCCGTGATAAGTGCTCAGGAAAAAGAACGTGAAGAAATAGGACGAGAGCTGCACGATAATGTAAACCAGATATTAGCCAGCTCCCGTTTGTATCTCGGTCTTGTAAAATCAAACGGTACTGCATACAAATCCTATATTGAAGAATCGGATCTGCTGATCGATAGCGCTATAAGGGAAATTCGTCAGCTGTCGCACTCATTAATTCCTCCGGCTATGACAGAAGCGAGCCTAGAAAAATCAATCGCTTCGCTCATTACAATTGTGCAGGAAGGCAGTGGCATGGAAGTGGAAACGCAACTTGATAATATGGATAGCTCCATCATGTCTGAACAGTTGAAATTGACGATCTATCGAATTTTGCAAGAGCAAATGAATAATATTCTGAAATACGCAAAGGCCAGTAATGTTCAACTTAAAATTGAACAGGTGGCAGATCGTGTCGTTTTACAAATAACTGATAATGGAATTGGCTTTGATGTAACACAGAAAACAGGTGGTGTGGGATTACTGAACATCCGTACAAGAGCTTCGCTTGTAAATGGTGCTGTAACAATAAAAAGTGCACCCGGCAAGGGCTGCCAGCTTAATGTAGTTTTTCACAGCTTGTAACCTGTAAATAAAATAATAATGGAAAAACAAAACCCGGAAACGAATGTTTTAAAACACTGCTGCCGGGTTCAATAGGTTTGTTTTCAATAGGATCTGGATTCGGTGGTTTTCAAGGATAGGATCATCATCAATCATCAAACTTAAACATCATCAAAAATTTTCAACATTTTTCACAGGCTTGGATCAATTGTGGTTTCAGAAGTGACAATGAATATTGAGCTCATCGGGTTCTGAAATTATGGTTGAGGTTTTTCAAAAATCTCGTTTGTTTGTTGATACAAAGAGACAATTTTTAAGCCGTGCGGGCAATAGAGCCACGCCTCAACTTAAGGTCATACTTCCTGTGGACAACATGTAGTAGGATATCTACATAGATAATTTTTCATCAAGTGATATGCTCTT
It encodes the following:
- a CDS encoding response regulator, translated to MKEVEILLVEDNSGDVLLTQEALLNWDTKNRISSVGDGEEAIRYLKAIAKKCISQLPDLIILDINLPKLDGKQVLQLIRSDVDLQHLPVVIFSSSVNDKDVNETRELKADLYLQKPAELQHYFDAVYTIEQFWTSYKKAI
- a CDS encoding hybrid sensor histidine kinase/response regulator, with amino-acid sequence MTDSSLHILVVDDNPGDLFLVEELLRDTMLDIRAIEKADTVAAAIDILQQKRVDLILLDLSLPDSYGIESFLRVNHYAKALPIVILSGLSDTATATDAISLGAQDFLLKGEFNERLLEKTILYSIERKRNLQELRLSNERYELVSKATNDMVWDWDYVNNKVYRNEEQFVKILKLPAHLKDGGSEFWLSRIHPEDQYVNSKLLNELEGDSVKNQFEEEYRFLTGEDEYIYVSDKGYVVRDKEGKIIRIIGALRNITEQKKAEEQLRISEEKYRSFFNSIPASIFIWRLHDFQILEINDVAAVTYGYTKEELLQLTTLDLRPPQDYQYIKEFVKEALADEWFSMNKVWRHTSKTGEELFMQISSTRINYKGHPSIMAISIDITEKIKLEKQLIKEQEQRELEITRAVISAQEKEREEIGRELHDNVNQILASSRLYLGLVKSNGTAYKSYIEESDLLIDSAIREIRQLSHSLIPPAMTEASLEKSIASLITIVQEGSGMEVETQLDNMDSSIMSEQLKLTIYRILQEQMNNILKYAKASNVQLKIEQVADRVVLQITDNGIGFDVTQKTGGVGLLNIRTRASLVNGAVTIKSAPGKGCQLNVVFHSL